From one Luteolibacter sp. SL250 genomic stretch:
- a CDS encoding SbcC/MukB-like Walker B domain-containing protein, protein MSRAIRLTKLHALNWYGYRDSLPVRGNLVLAGVTGSGKSILMDLLMLVLVGPERAHHHFNRSATGNKSDRTIKSYCLLDTKREENGQPQYFHDKGITTYIAAEFTWPDGKRVETWGLRFEFRSAAENDGTTTPFFCEAALEKSDFLTEAEDGKPRPSALGAFKRMIDSKGGRLFSSPREYLRDMSNPQHLNFNKDVLQRLLPSAMSFTNLKSFDDFCRQFVLPAEAVPVEDVVSSFRDFQSYERELASLTAQLDRLVRIRDLSTTLRDAERDQAVATYLAAEFAHLHASTEMEQTSRRLGDLRKANEKDEARLEELAELIEAGNRRRESLTTLLNESSDGRLYKKLSDDIGKLEQEIEKLRDIASRLGNGLGKRIKSAKSWMEQVAKAPLHPFVDTTRLGSAIRFLEDCEREQTASSLSLLAEAANETVKGIRSRFEPEREELRVLRNEKSELKAQIDLLQRGVSPGPQPLLSALKAQLPLLPGETPPRALREICEVTDESWRAAAEVVFDEKFAVLVSGGHYEQAAAILAQLPASDLADGGMQRLISASAGKMSKTTVKKGSLAEMLSTEDDDARACIDSLFGEMIRVPHASQLDKHASSVAPDGLYKKDGMLARPVPYNGTPFIGKEGLRRQLEIKNARVAEIDAALRRLEPLENEVERLIRERSAAVPEHEDVIRELIRVEDLPKKQEEHDELTSQIQAIATDEFDRIHEEIEELAEQVKGYHAENTAILKKGRIREIQDTEKLLKQLEETAARREDDFARVKLSVDIHRHLERYTTWKKEASDYTPASDVLANEFRKAAAAAEVKTTATIGDLKVEMLGFKKAFTPKFDDLPEDGTDTAPYESRLAQIQDANIPEYEKKSGTERKRWETLFRTQVLSRMQQALKNVENIIAMLNSQLKRPIGHDRYRIERRPNPEYKIYRDLIDMNAVHHEDELFFSQMGGELQDALQNFLRLLVQNANSPEAARLLDYRQYFDYKLFVTDIRDPDRPPIDVDKQGGKMSGGENQSPYFVAILASYLHAYNRHESRRKDPSLALVPIDEAFSKLSGERIQNCIEAMSELDLQGMFSMSSGNIPYAFSQCDELIVISRKDERRGSRIGVRNVPVILYRDSPEGRKWISDSDHQGTET, encoded by the coding sequence ATGAGCCGGGCCATCCGACTGACAAAACTGCACGCGCTCAACTGGTATGGCTACCGGGACTCGCTGCCCGTGCGTGGGAATCTCGTGCTGGCCGGTGTCACCGGTTCCGGCAAATCCATCCTCATGGACCTGCTGATGCTCGTCCTGGTGGGACCGGAGCGGGCGCACCACCATTTCAACCGTTCCGCCACCGGCAACAAGAGCGACCGGACGATCAAGAGTTACTGCCTGCTCGACACGAAGCGTGAGGAGAACGGACAGCCGCAGTATTTCCACGACAAGGGCATCACCACCTACATCGCCGCGGAGTTCACCTGGCCGGACGGCAAGCGGGTCGAGACATGGGGCCTCCGTTTCGAGTTCCGCTCCGCCGCCGAGAACGACGGCACCACCACGCCGTTCTTCTGCGAGGCGGCGCTGGAGAAGTCCGACTTCCTGACGGAGGCGGAGGATGGCAAGCCGCGGCCGAGCGCGCTGGGCGCGTTCAAGCGCATGATCGACTCAAAGGGCGGGCGCTTGTTCTCGTCCCCGCGCGAATACCTGCGGGACATGTCGAACCCGCAGCACCTCAACTTCAACAAGGATGTGCTCCAGCGCCTGCTGCCCAGCGCGATGTCGTTCACCAACCTCAAGAGTTTTGACGATTTTTGCCGCCAGTTCGTGCTGCCGGCGGAGGCCGTGCCGGTGGAGGATGTGGTTTCCTCTTTCCGCGATTTCCAATCTTATGAAAGGGAGCTTGCCTCGCTGACGGCGCAGCTCGACCGGTTGGTGCGCATCCGGGATCTCTCGACAACGCTGCGCGATGCGGAGCGAGATCAGGCGGTGGCCACCTATCTGGCGGCGGAGTTCGCCCATCTCCATGCTTCCACGGAGATGGAGCAGACATCGCGCCGTCTGGGCGACCTGCGGAAGGCGAACGAAAAGGACGAGGCGCGGCTGGAGGAACTGGCGGAACTGATCGAGGCCGGCAACCGCCGCCGCGAGTCGTTGACGACCTTGCTCAACGAATCCTCCGACGGACGCCTTTACAAGAAGCTCTCCGATGACATCGGCAAGCTGGAGCAGGAGATCGAAAAGCTCCGGGACATCGCCAGCCGCCTCGGCAACGGCCTGGGCAAGCGCATCAAGTCCGCGAAGTCATGGATGGAGCAGGTGGCGAAGGCTCCGCTGCATCCCTTTGTGGACACCACCCGTCTCGGAAGCGCCATCCGCTTCCTGGAAGACTGCGAGCGGGAACAGACCGCGTCTTCCCTGTCGTTGCTGGCGGAAGCCGCGAATGAGACGGTGAAGGGCATCCGCTCCCGCTTCGAGCCGGAGCGCGAGGAGCTGCGTGTTCTGAGGAACGAGAAATCTGAGCTGAAGGCGCAGATCGACCTGCTGCAGCGGGGCGTCTCGCCGGGGCCGCAGCCGCTGCTTTCGGCGCTGAAGGCACAGCTCCCCTTGTTGCCGGGAGAGACACCGCCCCGCGCCCTGCGGGAGATCTGCGAGGTGACTGATGAGTCATGGCGGGCTGCCGCCGAAGTCGTGTTTGACGAGAAATTCGCCGTGCTTGTTTCCGGCGGGCACTATGAACAGGCAGCGGCGATCCTGGCCCAGCTCCCGGCTTCCGATCTTGCGGACGGGGGCATGCAGCGCCTCATCAGTGCGTCCGCGGGCAAGATGTCGAAGACGACGGTCAAGAAAGGCTCCCTTGCGGAGATGCTGTCCACGGAGGACGATGACGCCCGCGCCTGCATCGACTCCCTGTTCGGGGAGATGATCCGTGTTCCGCACGCTTCCCAACTGGACAAGCACGCGTCGTCGGTGGCTCCGGACGGCCTGTATAAAAAGGACGGCATGCTCGCCCGTCCGGTGCCCTACAACGGGACGCCGTTCATCGGAAAGGAAGGCCTGCGCCGCCAGCTTGAGATCAAGAATGCCCGGGTGGCGGAGATCGACGCCGCGCTGCGTAGGCTGGAGCCGCTGGAGAATGAGGTGGAACGCCTGATCCGTGAGCGATCCGCCGCCGTGCCGGAACATGAGGACGTCATCCGCGAGCTGATCCGGGTGGAGGACCTGCCGAAGAAGCAGGAGGAGCACGACGAACTGACGTCGCAGATCCAGGCTATCGCGACCGATGAGTTCGACCGCATCCATGAGGAGATCGAGGAACTGGCGGAGCAGGTAAAAGGCTACCACGCGGAGAACACCGCCATCCTGAAGAAGGGCCGCATCCGCGAGATCCAGGATACGGAGAAGCTGCTCAAGCAACTGGAGGAAACCGCCGCCCGCCGCGAGGATGACTTCGCCCGGGTGAAGCTGTCGGTGGATATCCACCGCCATTTGGAGCGCTACACCACATGGAAGAAGGAAGCCTCCGACTACACCCCGGCATCGGATGTCCTCGCGAATGAGTTCCGCAAGGCCGCCGCCGCCGCTGAGGTGAAAACCACCGCCACCATCGGGGATCTCAAGGTGGAGATGCTTGGCTTCAAGAAGGCCTTCACTCCGAAGTTCGATGACCTGCCGGAGGACGGCACCGACACCGCTCCCTACGAATCACGGCTCGCCCAGATCCAGGACGCCAATATCCCGGAGTACGAGAAGAAGTCCGGCACCGAGAGGAAGCGCTGGGAAACGCTGTTCCGCACCCAGGTACTGAGCCGCATGCAGCAGGCGCTGAAGAACGTGGAGAACATCATCGCCATGCTCAACAGCCAGCTCAAGCGGCCCATCGGGCATGACCGCTACCGGATCGAGCGCAGGCCGAATCCGGAGTACAAGATCTACCGCGACCTCATCGACATGAACGCGGTCCACCATGAGGATGAACTGTTTTTCTCCCAGATGGGTGGCGAGCTGCAGGACGCGCTCCAGAATTTCCTCCGCCTGCTGGTCCAGAACGCCAACAGTCCGGAAGCGGCGCGGCTGCTGGATTACCGCCAGTATTTCGACTACAAGCTGTTCGTCACGGACATCCGCGATCCGGACCGTCCGCCCATCGATGTGGACAAGCAGGGTGGCAAGATGAGCGGTGGTGAGAACCAGAGCCCTTATTTCGTCGCCATCCTTGCCAGCTACCTGCACGCCTACAACCGCCATGAGAGCCGTCGAAAGGATCCGTCGCTGGCGCTGGTGCCGATTGACGAAGCCTTCTCCAAACTCTCCGGCGAGCGGATCCAGAACTGCATCGAGGCCATGAGCGAACTCGACCTGCAGGGCATGTTCTCCATGTCGAGCGGCAACATCCCCTACGCGTTCAGCCAGTGTGACGAGCTGATCGTCATCTCGCGGAAAGACGAGCGGCGGGGTTCTCGGATCGGCGTGCGCAATGTGCCGGTGATCCTCTACCGGGACTCTCCGGAAGGCAGGAAGTGGATCTCTGACAGCGACCACCAGGGCACCGAGACATGA
- a CDS encoding DUF4194 domain-containing protein, giving the protein MSAEEPNAFTIDAAPTLLSLSESDRERLAEVLQELLAGGSINGLEASRTALYHWARQHDDWVKEIASLNGLDVAVHHEERLIQAVPKAASLRLRLTQDATLVWLALWYAGDVRWRDEGADQAFLSVAELGDLLRDQLLPDVTGQIPKGRLREILRQAARLNLIKLTAAEAFEDTGIEVLPAIRRVLPFRELAAWQETAAHFRSDPADEEGDEAAFQEEEELS; this is encoded by the coding sequence ATGAGTGCCGAAGAACCGAACGCTTTCACCATCGACGCGGCTCCGACCTTGCTATCGCTCTCGGAGAGCGACCGCGAGCGGCTTGCCGAAGTGCTGCAGGAGCTTCTCGCCGGAGGCTCGATCAACGGTCTGGAGGCTTCCCGCACGGCCCTCTACCACTGGGCGCGCCAGCACGACGACTGGGTGAAGGAGATCGCCTCGCTCAACGGGCTGGATGTCGCGGTGCATCATGAGGAGCGCCTCATCCAGGCGGTGCCGAAGGCGGCATCCCTGCGCCTGCGGTTGACGCAGGATGCGACGCTGGTGTGGCTGGCCCTGTGGTATGCAGGTGACGTGAGGTGGCGTGATGAGGGCGCGGACCAGGCATTCCTCTCCGTCGCGGAGCTTGGTGACCTGCTGCGGGACCAGTTGCTGCCGGACGTCACCGGGCAGATCCCGAAAGGAAGGTTGCGGGAAATCCTGCGCCAGGCCGCGCGGCTAAACCTCATCAAGCTGACCGCGGCGGAAGCGTTCGAGGACACCGGGATCGAGGTGCTGCCCGCCATCCGCCGCGTCCTGCCATTCCGCGAGCTGGCCGCCTGGCAGGAAACCGCCGCCCACTTCCGCAGTGATCCCGCGGACGAGGAAGGCGATGAAGCCGCATTCCAGGAAGAGGAGGAACTTTCATGA
- a CDS encoding argininosuccinate synthase, giving the protein MKILVAYSGGLDTSVLLKWLKEKYSAEIIAYCADVGQADELDGLEQKALSTGASKYFLGDLKEEFAADYIFPMIQANAIYEGRYLLGTSIARPCITKGMLDVAIAEGADAIAHGATGKGNDQVRFELSAASLAPQIKCIAPWRDSSFRKDFPGRAEMIAYAEANNIPIKASMKKPYSMDRNLLHISFEAGMLEDPWYDGTTPADREMYVLSTSPEDAPDKAEYVQILFDKGNAIGLQADGLAEIISNLGDFKVLGEKDGYTLLTPYGIMRVLNFLGGKHGVGRVDIVENRFVGMKSRGIYETPGGTILLAAHRDLETLVVDREAMHIRDSLIPKYAQLVYNGFWFAPEREAIQALVTYTQQTVSGEVRVKLYKGNVMNAGRKSPHSLYSEAVATMEGGQEAAYNQDDATGFIALNALRLKASARQAK; this is encoded by the coding sequence GACGTCGGCCAGGCGGATGAACTCGACGGACTGGAGCAGAAGGCCCTCAGCACCGGTGCCTCGAAATATTTCCTCGGTGACCTGAAGGAGGAGTTCGCCGCCGACTACATTTTCCCGATGATCCAGGCGAACGCGATCTATGAGGGCCGCTACCTGCTCGGCACCTCCATCGCCCGCCCGTGCATCACGAAGGGCATGCTGGACGTGGCCATCGCGGAAGGCGCTGACGCCATCGCTCACGGTGCCACCGGCAAGGGCAACGACCAGGTCCGCTTCGAGCTTTCCGCCGCTTCCCTGGCCCCGCAGATCAAGTGCATCGCTCCATGGCGCGACTCTTCCTTCCGCAAGGACTTTCCGGGCCGGGCCGAGATGATCGCCTACGCCGAGGCGAACAACATCCCGATCAAGGCCTCCATGAAGAAGCCTTACTCGATGGACCGGAACCTCCTCCACATCTCGTTCGAGGCGGGCATGCTGGAAGACCCATGGTATGACGGCACCACCCCCGCCGACCGTGAGATGTATGTCCTCTCCACCTCTCCGGAAGACGCTCCGGACAAGGCGGAGTATGTGCAGATCCTTTTCGACAAGGGCAACGCCATCGGCCTCCAGGCGGACGGTCTCGCCGAGATCATTTCCAATCTGGGCGACTTCAAGGTGCTGGGCGAAAAGGACGGCTACACCCTCCTGACCCCGTATGGCATCATGCGCGTGCTCAACTTCCTCGGTGGCAAGCACGGCGTCGGCCGCGTGGACATCGTGGAGAACCGCTTCGTCGGCATGAAGTCCCGGGGTATCTATGAAACCCCCGGCGGCACCATCCTGCTCGCCGCCCACCGCGACCTGGAGACGCTCGTCGTGGACCGCGAGGCGATGCACATCCGCGACTCCCTCATTCCGAAGTACGCCCAGCTCGTCTACAACGGCTTCTGGTTCGCACCGGAGCGCGAGGCGATCCAGGCACTGGTCACCTACACCCAGCAGACCGTCTCCGGCGAAGTGCGCGTGAAGCTCTACAAGGGCAACGTCATGAACGCCGGCCGGAAGTCCCCGCACAGCCTCTACTCCGAAGCCGTCGCCACCATGGAAGGCGGACAGGAAGCGGCCTACAACCAGGACGACGCCACCGGTTTCATCGCCCTCAACGCCCTGCGCCTCAAGGCCAGCGCGCGCCAGGCGAAGTGA
- a CDS encoding Wadjet anti-phage system protein JetA family protein produces MAREIPLNAAPFTLMSAEHLSTALFRETRGAGFFRVLAGKNAPFYVDVLDALEVETSDRSDGIGREEAVALIVETLERHPNIEFEDEEGEMPVDLREKARALLEYLLKCHWLEEPPRRGWRRKIHFDAHGATILTALRKVAWPDAAVFTDKLTGVCAMLADEVELAERPWQTIENCLSSVREGLNELRSMQKSVQRFTRKQLEEETLRGNLGVVFDDYSEQISRSCYAALVRARLPTRLPDTVRRIAERLGDDPPSLADMQIEVLKRNPGLTAESARAKVAGELEELIGMLERVLPMADEIDRRTADFTRRSLARFRYLQDVTGERRTEIKSLFEVANRLMAGKKLQRVNASLPDLPDLLLPAVKLPAGLDSLYSPPNRRPPLEQDAFEDAVSDTDRESGLHDMQRTIRESLSVARANRFIRALPGGKGERIESNDLDLGDELKAPDLVALLLHAEAPEARYRLEVSRVTDEFSTPPTDELHGVRVEHFAIIKK; encoded by the coding sequence ATGGCCCGGGAAATCCCGTTGAATGCCGCCCCTTTCACCCTCATGTCCGCCGAACATCTCTCCACCGCCCTTTTCCGCGAAACGCGGGGGGCTGGATTTTTCCGGGTGCTGGCGGGAAAGAACGCACCGTTCTACGTGGACGTGCTGGATGCCTTGGAGGTGGAAACCTCGGACCGTTCCGACGGCATCGGCCGGGAGGAGGCGGTGGCGTTGATCGTGGAAACGCTGGAACGCCATCCCAACATCGAGTTCGAAGACGAAGAGGGCGAGATGCCAGTCGATCTGCGGGAGAAAGCTCGTGCGCTGCTGGAGTATCTCCTGAAATGCCATTGGCTGGAGGAACCACCACGGCGTGGCTGGCGGCGGAAGATCCATTTCGACGCCCACGGTGCGACCATCCTGACGGCCCTGCGGAAAGTGGCGTGGCCGGATGCGGCGGTGTTCACCGACAAGCTGACCGGCGTCTGCGCCATGCTGGCGGATGAGGTGGAGCTGGCCGAGCGGCCGTGGCAAACCATCGAGAACTGCCTTTCCAGCGTCCGCGAGGGACTGAACGAGCTGCGCTCGATGCAGAAGTCCGTCCAGCGCTTCACCCGCAAACAGCTTGAGGAGGAAACGCTGCGCGGAAATCTCGGTGTCGTCTTCGATGACTACTCGGAACAGATTTCCCGTTCCTGCTATGCGGCGCTCGTCAGAGCGCGTCTGCCCACGCGACTGCCGGACACGGTGCGGCGGATCGCGGAAAGGCTGGGGGATGATCCTCCTTCGCTGGCGGACATGCAGATCGAGGTTCTGAAACGGAACCCCGGACTGACAGCGGAAAGTGCGCGGGCAAAGGTCGCAGGAGAACTGGAGGAGCTGATCGGGATGCTGGAGCGGGTGTTGCCGATGGCGGACGAGATCGACCGCCGCACGGCGGATTTCACCCGGCGGTCGCTCGCACGTTTCCGCTATCTGCAGGATGTGACGGGGGAGCGGCGCACTGAGATCAAAAGCCTTTTCGAAGTAGCCAACCGCCTCATGGCGGGAAAGAAGCTCCAGCGGGTGAACGCTTCCTTGCCGGATCTCCCCGATCTGTTGCTGCCAGCGGTGAAGCTGCCCGCCGGGCTGGATTCACTTTACTCTCCGCCGAACCGCCGGCCTCCGCTGGAGCAGGACGCGTTCGAGGACGCCGTGTCCGATACCGACCGTGAGTCCGGCCTGCATGACATGCAACGGACCATCCGCGAGTCGCTTTCGGTTGCGCGGGCGAACCGGTTCATCCGGGCGCTGCCGGGAGGCAAGGGCGAGCGGATCGAAAGCAACGACCTGGACCTGGGTGACGAACTGAAGGCACCGGACCTGGTCGCGCTGCTGCTCCATGCGGAGGCTCCGGAGGCCCGTTACCGGCTGGAGGTCAGCCGTGTCACCGATGAATTTTCCACCCCTCCCACCGATGAACTCCACGGGGTGAGGGTCGAACATTTCGCCATCATCAAGAAATGA
- a CDS encoding Wadjet anti-phage system protein JetD domain-containing protein yields MNPTLSAFAEIYLRSSAARRGGKRDYTIDWEKFLLLAAVHDGDEREIAVQELLAAERRSGGMLVIERDRLGHEKFLKLKLDGGEQWLFAATGCASPSEERGKLADFFRRASDITVPHPYQEGWRAWCAGLAACASVGDPIPPFKRDDAAGNERFLAVLVAVLNWQEEALIQRASSRITGDSKQLGRWRARLETSIEAITSGEKTSLADFGIVDAPRSAWIHGPLELEFAGGRIDFGLLSAPTAISAIDLAAASFIRCRTRACVTVENECVFHELAAAKTGVLLIHTSFPGAATRLLLQWLPDDMEFHHFGDSDPAGFAILHDLCERTGRAFRPLMMRFREGMNNVLLTEGERKVITRLLSSSHLSGHCLLELDKMLAAGMKGDFEQESLPMQAVLDEIRAIFRD; encoded by the coding sequence ATGAACCCAACCCTCAGCGCGTTCGCGGAAATCTACCTCCGTTCCTCCGCTGCCAGGCGGGGAGGGAAGAGGGATTACACGATCGACTGGGAGAAGTTCCTCCTCCTTGCCGCAGTGCATGACGGGGATGAGCGGGAGATCGCAGTGCAGGAACTCCTCGCCGCTGAGCGAAGGTCGGGGGGCATGCTGGTCATCGAGAGGGACCGGCTGGGTCATGAAAAATTTCTGAAATTGAAGCTCGATGGGGGAGAGCAATGGTTGTTCGCAGCGACCGGATGCGCCTCTCCTTCGGAAGAACGCGGCAAACTGGCGGATTTTTTCCGTAGGGCATCCGACATCACAGTGCCGCATCCCTATCAGGAGGGTTGGAGGGCATGGTGTGCCGGGCTTGCCGCATGCGCCTCGGTGGGAGATCCCATTCCACCGTTCAAGCGGGACGATGCCGCGGGCAACGAACGGTTTCTCGCTGTACTCGTGGCCGTCCTGAACTGGCAGGAGGAAGCGCTGATCCAGCGTGCCAGTTCGCGGATCACCGGTGACTCGAAACAACTGGGGCGTTGGCGTGCTAGGCTGGAAACTTCCATTGAGGCGATCACCTCCGGCGAGAAGACGTCTCTGGCGGACTTCGGCATCGTGGATGCGCCTCGTTCCGCGTGGATCCACGGTCCACTGGAGCTGGAGTTCGCGGGTGGACGTATCGACTTCGGGCTGCTGTCTGCGCCCACGGCCATCTCAGCCATCGATCTCGCCGCGGCATCGTTCATCCGATGCCGGACGCGAGCCTGCGTGACGGTGGAGAATGAATGCGTATTCCATGAACTCGCCGCGGCGAAAACCGGTGTGCTGCTGATCCATACCAGCTTTCCCGGAGCCGCCACCCGGCTCCTGCTCCAATGGCTGCCTGATGATATGGAGTTCCATCATTTCGGCGACAGTGATCCCGCGGGCTTCGCTATCCTCCACGATCTATGCGAACGGACGGGCCGTGCGTTCAGGCCGCTGATGATGCGGTTCAGGGAAGGGATGAATAACGTCCTGCTGACGGAGGGAGAGCGAAAGGTCATCACTCGTTTGTTGTCTTCGTCCCATCTCTCCGGGCATTGCCTCTTGGAACTGGACAAGATGCTTGCCGCCGGGATGAAAGGGGATTTCGAGCAGGAGTCACTGCCGATGCAGGCGGTTCTGGATGAGATCCGGGCGATCTTCAGGGACTAA